In one window of Fodinibius salicampi DNA:
- a CDS encoding IS1595 family transposase: protein MDNKYVNRSKISEAKFRELVKLFSLDLTATQIAKLSGLNRNTVNRYIKGIRKRLAEYCEITGPISDRVKSLRQWPDGELRYLGIIEKEGIVCVRLMDANTKIGDKNDVRDLKSKEMDVIIDLKKDQKIWIEDRTRLQKNNRSKINRIDGFWGYAKSRLEKFKGIHSHTYFLHLKESEFRYNNNQDELYHLILKIIRKHPLF, encoded by the coding sequence ATGGATAACAAATATGTTAATCGTTCAAAAATATCAGAGGCTAAATTTCGGGAGCTAGTTAAGCTATTTTCCTTGGATTTAACAGCTACTCAGATAGCTAAGTTATCGGGACTTAATCGAAATACGGTCAATCGGTATATCAAGGGGATAAGGAAACGTCTGGCTGAATACTGTGAAATAACTGGACCGATTTCAGATCGTGTGAAGTCTCTGAGGCAATGGCCAGATGGAGAGTTAAGATATCTTGGAATTATTGAGAAAGAGGGGATAGTTTGTGTCCGGCTTATGGATGCAAATACCAAAATTGGGGATAAAAATGATGTTAGAGATCTCAAATCAAAAGAAATGGATGTGATCATCGATCTAAAAAAAGATCAGAAAATATGGATCGAAGACCGGACCCGGTTACAGAAAAATAATCGTTCTAAAATAAATCGTATCGATGGTTTTTGGGGATATGCAAAATCCCGATTGGAAAAATTTAAGGGCATCCATTCTCATACTTACTTTTTACATCTTAAGGAATCAGAATTTCGATACAATAATAATCAGGACGAGCTGTATCATCTGATCCTGAAGATTATTCGGAAACATCCGCTATTTTAG